Proteins encoded together in one Neobacillus sp. FSL H8-0543 window:
- a CDS encoding 2-oxoacid:acceptor oxidoreductase family protein: MSILPKKNELGFFEIRLESIGGLGANLAGKMLAEAGVFSLGLKGSNFSSYGSEKKGSPVKSFVRFCEPDVEIRDHSPIEQPHIVGVFHEALYRTVNVVSGLDADGIVLVNSAREFDDVKRDLQLEYGTLAIVDALSIAVEEKTKVNTAMLGALYRICDFLNPESMRDVIRKTFTKKYPHLVEPNIRTFDRGYNEVQFKTYEVPEGAKGKAFTRPLPMLGYLTQEIGGVMVSQANSIFKDLSGSRQGFLPEFKQDKCIHCAACDNVCPDFCFVWEEGEDKRGRKQMFLKGIDYQYCKGCLKCVEACPTDALGELREMLGYADENRMKQNFPYISGGAL; the protein is encoded by the coding sequence ATGTCTATTTTACCGAAAAAAAATGAACTTGGATTTTTTGAAATCCGTCTAGAATCTATTGGTGGCCTGGGAGCTAACCTTGCAGGAAAAATGTTGGCAGAAGCTGGAGTATTTAGTCTTGGCTTAAAAGGGTCAAATTTTTCATCGTATGGTTCTGAAAAGAAAGGGTCTCCAGTAAAGAGTTTCGTGCGTTTTTGTGAACCAGATGTAGAAATTAGGGATCATAGCCCGATTGAACAACCACATATCGTTGGAGTTTTCCATGAAGCACTATATAGAACCGTGAATGTCGTCAGTGGCCTGGATGCTGATGGGATTGTCCTCGTAAACTCGGCAAGAGAATTTGATGATGTTAAAAGAGATTTACAGCTAGAGTACGGTACACTGGCAATCGTTGATGCCCTGTCAATTGCTGTTGAAGAAAAGACAAAAGTAAATACGGCAATGCTAGGTGCTTTATATCGTATTTGCGATTTCTTAAATCCGGAATCGATGAGAGATGTTATTCGGAAAACATTTACAAAAAAATATCCACATCTTGTGGAACCAAATATTCGCACCTTTGACCGCGGATATAATGAGGTTCAATTTAAAACCTATGAAGTACCTGAAGGGGCTAAAGGGAAAGCGTTTACACGTCCTTTGCCGATGCTTGGCTACTTGACCCAGGAAATCGGAGGTGTCATGGTATCTCAAGCAAATAGTATTTTTAAAGATTTGAGCGGCTCTCGGCAAGGATTCCTTCCCGAGTTCAAGCAAGATAAATGTATTCACTGCGCAGCATGTGATAATGTTTGTCCAGACTTTTGCTTCGTTTGGGAAGAAGGAGAGGATAAGCGCGGCAGGAAGCAAATGTTCCTTAAAGGGATTGATTATCAATATTGTAAAGGTTGCCTGAAATGCGTTGAAGCCTGTCCGACTGATGCACTTGGCGAACTTCGTGAA